The following proteins come from a genomic window of Galactobacillus timonensis:
- a CDS encoding energy-coupling factor transporter transmembrane component T gives MSSLLPSWMEEEPCPVPGKGQDGFITRSLLAFVRLFERIDLNKRADSEKAHAGVKLLAAFSMILMMALSPAFGFTLCIAAVFLLFLSMQRLEVLQEVMRSAAGAAMLSFLILVPAYFLSGSMTFITISVKVFLSVAMLTYVSVTSPWNRLTASLNRIHIPSIVVFILDLTLRYIAILGRKAEEMLTALRLRSIGKSEDHRRSFSGIAGTLFLKAAEYGHQTADAMECRLYDGTIHTEQRSRRNAWDIALLAVLGAFVLLFLYSMR, from the coding sequence ATGAGCAGCTTACTTCCGTCATGGATGGAAGAGGAACCATGTCCTGTCCCTGGAAAGGGACAGGATGGTTTTATTACGCGTTCGCTTCTTGCGTTTGTCCGGCTGTTTGAACGGATCGATTTAAATAAACGCGCTGATTCGGAAAAGGCCCATGCCGGCGTCAAACTGCTGGCGGCATTTTCGATGATACTCATGATGGCACTGTCGCCGGCGTTTGGATTTACTTTGTGCATAGCGGCAGTGTTTCTTTTGTTTCTGAGCATGCAGCGGCTGGAAGTGCTGCAGGAAGTGATGCGCAGCGCTGCCGGAGCGGCTATGCTGTCATTTCTGATTCTGGTTCCGGCTTATTTCCTTTCCGGATCCATGACGTTTATCACCATATCGGTGAAAGTGTTTCTGTCCGTGGCGATGTTAACGTATGTGTCCGTGACTTCCCCATGGAACCGGCTGACCGCTTCTTTGAACCGCATCCATATTCCTTCGATTGTTGTCTTTATTCTGGATCTGACACTGCGCTATATAGCAATTCTTGGCCGCAAAGCTGAAGAAATGTTAACGGCACTGCGCCTTCGCAGCATCGGTAAAAGCGAAGATCACCGGCGCAGCTTTTCCGGGATTGCCGGAACCCTGTTTCTGAAGGCGGCGGAATATGGTCATCAAACGGCAGATGCGATGGAATGCCGGCTGTATGATGGAACCATACATACGGAACAAAGAAGCCGCAGAAACGCCTGGGATATCGCACTTCTCGCGGTGCTTGGTGCATTTGTGCTTCTGTTTCTATATTCAATGAGGTAA